Proteins encoded in a region of the Vitis riparia cultivar Riparia Gloire de Montpellier isolate 1030 chromosome 7, EGFV_Vit.rip_1.0, whole genome shotgun sequence genome:
- the LOC117919293 gene encoding cyclin-dependent kinase inhibitor 3-like isoform X2, whose translation MGKYMKKAKITGDVTVMEVSSSLGVRTRAKTLALQRLQKTTHQEGPKPDTSYLELRSRRLEKPPLLSEPNKKQNPNPKASSRVELGSVNSNSVGSVPPGEKINAVETEDVGVEASYGENVLEFEGRDRSTRESTPCSLIRDPDTIATPGSTTRPTSSSVTTRRVRSNVLGDIPTAAELEEFFTHAEEHAQKEFMDK comes from the exons ATGGGGAAGTACATGAAGAAAGCTAAAATCACAGGCGACGTGACAGTCATGGAGGTGTCATCTTCTCTGGGCGTTCGAACCAGAGCCAAAACCCTAGCTTTGCAGAGGCTCCAGAAAACGACTCACCAGGAAGGGCCGAAGCCAGACACCTCTTATCTCGAGCTCCGAAGCCGTAGGCTAGAGAAGCCTCCACTGCTCAGCGAACCCAACAAGAagcaaaaccctaaccctaaggCGAGCTCAAGGGTGGAGCTGGGTTCAGTGAACTCAAACTCTGTTGGGTCTGTGCCACCCGGTGAGAAAATTAATGCCGTGGAAACTGAGGATGTGGGTGTTGAGGCTTCGTATGGCGAGAATGTTTTGGAGTTTGAGGGCAGAGACAG AAGCACAAGGGAAAGTACACCCTGCAGTTTGATTAGGGACCCAGACACCATTGCAACCCCTGGTTCTACAACAAGGCCGACAAGCTCAAGTGTAACCACCCGAAGAGTTCGGAGTAATGTGCTGGGGGACATCCCAACAGCTGCTGAGTTAGAGGAGTTTTTTACTCATGCAGAGGAACATGCCCAGAAAGAGTTCATGGACAAGTA G
- the LOC117919293 gene encoding cyclin-dependent kinase inhibitor 3-like isoform X1, with product MGKYMKKAKITGDVTVMEVSSSLGVRTRAKTLALQRLQKTTHQEGPKPDTSYLELRSRRLEKPPLLSEPNKKQNPNPKASSRVELGSVNSNSVGSVPPGEKINAVETEDVGVEASYGENVLEFEGRDRSTRESTPCSLIRDPDTIATPGSTTRPTSSSVTTRRVRSNVLGDIPTAAELEEFFTHAEEHAQKEFMDKYNFDIVNDTPLPGRFEWVQVSP from the exons ATGGGGAAGTACATGAAGAAAGCTAAAATCACAGGCGACGTGACAGTCATGGAGGTGTCATCTTCTCTGGGCGTTCGAACCAGAGCCAAAACCCTAGCTTTGCAGAGGCTCCAGAAAACGACTCACCAGGAAGGGCCGAAGCCAGACACCTCTTATCTCGAGCTCCGAAGCCGTAGGCTAGAGAAGCCTCCACTGCTCAGCGAACCCAACAAGAagcaaaaccctaaccctaaggCGAGCTCAAGGGTGGAGCTGGGTTCAGTGAACTCAAACTCTGTTGGGTCTGTGCCACCCGGTGAGAAAATTAATGCCGTGGAAACTGAGGATGTGGGTGTTGAGGCTTCGTATGGCGAGAATGTTTTGGAGTTTGAGGGCAGAGACAG AAGCACAAGGGAAAGTACACCCTGCAGTTTGATTAGGGACCCAGACACCATTGCAACCCCTGGTTCTACAACAAGGCCGACAAGCTCAAGTGTAACCACCCGAAGAGTTCGGAGTAATGTGCTGGGGGACATCCCAACAGCTGCTGAGTTAGAGGAGTTTTTTACTCATGCAGAGGAACATGCCCAGAAAGAGTTCATGGACAA GTACAACTTTGACATAGTGAATGATACACCTCTCCCTGGACGCTTTGAATGGGTTCAAGTAAGCCCATGA